The Tripterygium wilfordii isolate XIE 37 chromosome 18, ASM1340144v1, whole genome shotgun sequence nucleotide sequence TGTATACCTTCGCTATCTAGCTAGCTGTACCAGGCTGTTTTTTTATTTCAGTAATTCAGGCTTGTTGAAGGTTTACAATGGAGGTTTTTGAGCATTGGTTGTCGTTTCTCTGACAGAAGCTGAGGTTTCTTTGTGGTGTTCGTTTTTTGTGTTTCGCCGTGTTTTCAGAGGAGTAATTTTGACGGAGAATTCGGTTGATTTGAAATGGCCGTGGAGTACAGCTGCTGCGGATGGGATTTTTTTATTCACATACTGGTGATTACATTTCTCGTGTTGTTCGCTGGTTTGATGTCCGGGCTCACTTTGGGGCTCATGTCCATGTCTCTCGTTGATCTTGAGGTTCTTGCCAAATCAGGAAGTCCAGCGGATCGCAAACACGCAtgtaatttctttcttttccctttcctCTGTTACGAATTGTCTATGTTGCTCTTGTTTGGTTACCTGGAAAACTCAAGAAATCGAAAGAAAACTCGAAGAATTTTGTGGTAATCATTGTTATGTGGGCCCCAACGTGATTTGCAAGCTTTTTATCAACTTTGTAACGAACGGTGCCTAATACAGTTACTTGATGGCCTGAGATGATGTGTGCCTTTTGTCACTTTGGCACTCGAACAAGTTAAGAAGAAAAAACGAAAAATAATCTGCTCGTGTTACAAATTTCCTTTTTGCATCACCTGCATAGAAATAGCTGGGTTAGTGTTGGATGGTTGGAAATAGCTTTTTTTCATCAAATGCTTTTGTAAAAGCATCACATGTGCCATAAATGTACATAATTTCCCTTTGTTTTTAAGCAATATTGTCTTGTCTTCGATAGTGTCTTGATCTGCATTGTGACTGTGTTGTTGGCTAAGTTTATGTCTTTCATAGAGGTTAAGAGATGTACTCCATTTGGTCTGCAACGCACCACTAGTCTTCCTGTAGTGCTGTCCGCAGTCATACCCTAATCATGTAgttgaattcaaagaatttgAAATATGAATTTTTAGATAGTTTTATGTACAGAAGTATGGAAATTCCTTGTTGTTTTTACCTTGCTTGAAAAAAGTATGTGACTAGAGAATAAGTTTTTGTATGAAATCATTCCAGCAAGTTCCGACATGAATGTGGACGTATTCATATAACGAATAAGCTGCAAAtactaataaatttattaatttgtaTAATACTATCCGTTCATCGATTGATATTAAATTAAGTGATATTTGTGGCATTATTGTGATTCTAGCTAAAAATCTGCACGCTATAACTTTTTAGTATGTAGACTCGTTCaaggctagagatggggctattCTTTCTGATGCTCAATTTCTTTTGTATGTTATAACGTATAGTAAGGAAAAAACTGGAGGTTTCTGATGTGTAACTGAATTCACATTGTGTAAGAACTGTGCTCTATTCTTTGTCTTTGCTTTATTTGAGACTTAGAGTGAATGTTCTGGTAGAGACAGTGATCATATCAGTCAGAGTCTCCAGTTATTATTTTCAATGTGAAGGCTATTAGTTGTCATATCTAGTGACATGAGGCTTGAACTAGTTTATGGAACAATATTTAATGCTTAACTTTTAGGTGATGGAAGCATCTTGTGTGTTCTCGTGTTTTCAAAAGATCTATTGGCATACATGAGAGTGGGGATCATTTTCATCATTCGGAGGAGGAAACATGATCTGTTAACTCTCTGACTACATAACAAGCTATGACTGATTGTCTTTATGAGAGACAGAAACTTGAATATATTGCTGTTTGTGGGTTAAAATACATTTTACCATGACAAGTAGCTAAAAAGGGGGGAATTCTTTAACGGAGTTGAAAACAAAGAGTGTATAATGACCTTTGAGAATCAATAAGGGATTTTCGGTGAAGAGAAGTGTGCTTTTCAAAAAACACTGAGACATTGAGGGAAATCAAATGTGGTGGTGATGTTAAACCTGATTGTATTTTGGTGATTTTAGATGGCAAATCTGTATCTGGAAACTTCTACCTTTTGAGGGTATCTTAACTTCACAATACCAGCTGCATCCtagtactttttattttttaaatgggCATCTGAGTACTATTTCTTTAGAAgaaatttgattgcattgtttcaATTTGAATTGACTAATTTTCTGTGTTTATAATGACAGTGAAGATATTGCCAGTAGTTCAAAACCAGCATTTATTGCTTTGCACGCTACTTATGTGCAATGCTGGCGCGATGGAGGTACACATAATAAATGTATTGAAATGTGCTATTTGGTTGCATGTACTACAATGAATTAGTTAAAATGTCTATTCTCTTTCCAGGCACTTCCCATTTTTCTTGATAGTCTGGTTACTGCTTGGGGTGCTATTCTGATTTCGGTGACACTGATTCTTCTATTTGGTGAGGTCGGGAATTCATTTCTACATTAAGTTTTCATGCATAATGAAAGTAAATTAGATTCTTCGGACAGTCATATTTGAAATCCAAAAAAGTAGCCTCTCTGTTTCATACATGCTACTTGGCATATTCTTGATTAGTTTTATTCACTTAGCAGCTTTATCTGGAAACACCTACTTGATGGTGGGTCTGAATTCTTATAACTATCTCTTTGTTTCAAAAACATCATGCTTAAGGAAAAATCATGATTTCCATTGTTTGTTTGAAGGAAAACATATTTGTTTAAGGAAAACTTTAAGATAAATAGTGGGGAAAACAATGGCTTAACTCACTTTAACGAGTGCAAGTTAGCGTTAAGAAAACTATCTATTTTCCCTCTACTGATGTACGGAAAATCATCACCTTTTCCTAAAGCATGATTTTCCTTGAAACAAATGGAGCCTGACTGCCTGAGTTTACTGCATGTGTAGCACTGGTGGAAGTGTTTTTCCTCTGTCTTGAGTCTTTTGGAACAAGCTtcacttcttgtttttgttgtatCCTATTCATGCGTAACATGATAATGTGCATTCAGTTGTGCACATGTTAGCATCTGATCATAATTGAAATATTCTTAATGAATTTACATTGACTGCAATTTACCTCTAAATGCAGATTATACCACAGTCTGTTTGTTCTCGATATGGTCTAGCAATTGGTGCTACTGTAGCTCCTTTTGTACGCGTCCTCGTTTGGATCTGCTTTCCAATTGCCTTTCCCATAAGCAAGGTGAGATATGTCAGTTCGGGTACTCTCTAAGTTTCTCCTCTTGGTGTGAAATGGAgcaatttatttcattaaaaaggaaaggtaaacaactctcgtgcacaaggctctagCAGTGGGCGGGGTCGAGGGCAGGGGATGTATGCAAATCTTACCTTATGTGGAGATgctatttccaagaattgaaaatGTGACCTCtagttgcacccctgcaactctaccactgagccacATGATCGCCTGAAATTTATTTCATTCATTTACACAAATTAGTTTCTATATTTTTTGCATTCTTGTTTAGGATGAGCCTTTTTGTTCCTTTCGTATAGGCAAGGGTGATATATGTAGTTTTAAGTTCTCTCATCGATTGACACTGTTACTGGAAAACAAAGATTTATATCATTCcattttttatcttttatgcAGCTCCTGGACTTGCTTTTGGGGCATGGCCATGTAGCACTCTTTCGTAGAGCTGAATTGAAGACGCTTGTTAATTTGCACGGTAATGAGGTAATGCTAATTTACAGTTTAGCAACCATTTCAAGTTTCTCAATCACACAAATTTACGTGTCTgaaatttcacttttttttcttttttctggttggtagtcttttttcctttttttatttaattgctTAATGATTAATGATTAATGATTAATCACTTGTCGTATGTCAATATGCTGCTTCTGATATTTTCTGTATTAATTGGGCTTGTAACTTGTCGGCTACTGCCTTGGCCAGTATCGATTGCATGAACCTTTTTTTTCACTCTGGAGTCTGATGACCCTATGAATGAATTTTGTTTAGGCTGGAAAAGGCGGAGAACTGACACATGACGAGACGACTATTATTGCTGGGGCTCTTGAGCTCTCGGAGAAAACTGCTGAAGATGCCATGACTCATATATCTGAAACTTTTGCAATTGATATTAATGCCAAGCTCGACAGGTGCGATGCTTTAAAGAATGAAGCCAAcctgaaacaaaaaaataaaaaattatgtcaTTCTTTTACTATTATTAGCGTGAGAGGGGGCTCGTACCAGGTTCAGGTTTTAGTCTTAAGAAGTTGGCTGACACCAACATTGTTTGGGTTAATGActgatgattatgatgatgatgctcTGTTTGTGCTTGCTGTGTACAGGGAGTTAATGAACTTGATTCTGGAAAAAGGGCACAGCAGGATTCCGGTGTATTATGAGCAACCTACAAACATAATTGGACTAGTTCTGGTaaattgttaattgttataTCATTCCCTGGGTGTCCCCCCAATCccaaatacacacacacagtgGTAACTAGAATTTTTGTGGATTAAGGAGCCATCCATGGAAAAGAGCAAGAACAGAGCCAATAGACTGTGAAACATCATTGTCCGTGGCAGTGCTTCCTAGGGTAAAATGCATGGAGCAAATAGTCAATGATTTCTAAACATTTAATGGTTGAATTTTGTTAGGTCAAGAATCTGTTGACCGTTCACCCCGAAGATGAAACACCTGTGAAGAATGTTACCATACGGAGAATCCCCAGGTACCTTGTATAAACtaagaaattttttaatttgttatggGATTTTGTTTGTTCAGTACATTTAAAATTATTGCAGGAATTATTCAATGTGGATCTTTTTAGTCCTAAACTGATATTGGATGCATCTGTTTTATAGGGTTCAAGAAACTTTGCCATTGTATGACATATTAAATGAGTTTCAGAAAGGTCACAGCCATATGGCAGTTGTTGTTAGACAGTGCAAAAAGGCTGAGCAGCTTTCATACAGCAATGCTGCTGACAGTAAGCATTGATTCCCACGATTATGTGCTTCCAATATTTTTAAACTCATTCTAGATTCATCATACTTGTTTCTCACTTCTCTACTTTTGCCTGGAGATTTTTCCAAAACTTCGTATTTATGGAAAATCTATTTGACAAACTCCCTATCTCATTAAAATAGATGCAGAGAAAGATGTCAAAATTGACATTGATGGTGAAAAGCCTTTGCAAGAAAAGGTCTTAAAGAGCAAGAGATCACTTCAAAAGTGGAAGAGCTTTCCCAACAGTGCCAACAATTCATATGGACGATCTAGAAGCAGGAAATGGACAAAAGACATTGATTCCGACATCTTGCATATAGATGGCAATCCACTTCCACAACTccctgaagaagaagaagctatcGGCATAATAACTATGGAAGATGTCATTGAAGAGCTCTTACAGGTACGATCTTCAGCCAATCCATGATGATACTGTAGTCTTTTACTGTTTCTCTCTGATGACCTTGTGTTTTCATCTCGGTTTTTCTCTATCATAGGAGGAGATCTTTGATGAGACTGATCATCATTTGGAGGATTCATGACGCATTGACGCTGCCTTACAGAGTGGCAGAATGCAGCTGTATTACGAAAAGTTGGGGCAAGAAATGAACATGCCAAATTTGGTTTATCCATAGCCTTATTACGAATTAGTGTGGGATTATCAGATACACCATAGCAAGAAATCATGTACTGTTTCATTGCAGAATGTGGGTATGGGAAATGAGTGTGATAGTGTAAGTACTCTGTGAATTCAGTTATGAGTTGGCTGCTCATCGTATTTGTGCGGCCACCTGCGCAGCCTTGAAGAGCAAGAAACTGGGCTGAGTCCCCGCAAATGGTCGATGATTGTAATTAGCAATAGGATTTGCATGATGAAAAGAAGATCTGAGTTTGGCATTGTATCCTAATGTCCTAGGGGCATTATCAAAGCAAAGCATTTAATTAGTTCCATGTCTTGCTTTCTCCATGAACAATTGCAACTTTTTCACTGTTACCCCACTTCCACATAAGGGCGTTGACTGCTTTTGCCGCCTTTGGAATTGAAGAGCCGGCGTAAATCATAATCTGTGGAGACGATGCGCGGTTCGAGGGCAATCAGGAATAATTAAGGTTAGGCTTGGTTTGCCCTTTTGATTAAGGAATGAGAATGACTATTATAATGGTATATTATAACGTAAATGTTTGGCAATGAAGTTGGCCATTGTAATCGTAATAGTCATTACAAAAAGTGTTGTAATTACCATAAGGAATGTACGTTCCCTTGCATGAGGTAATAGTCTAACATTTAACAAAATTTCCTTTTTACCCTCAAATAACAAAATATCATGTTCTTTTAACTGTTATAAAGGTATAAAGGTCAATAaccattttattttcattccatTCTCACAAATATTCATATCAAATGTTATAATCCATCATTACTATTTTTATTATCGATGCAATCAAACATATTCATTGTAATGATCATTTCCATTCTCATTACTtggtctctctctttttctctctttctctaaatTTTCAGTAGCTCCTTATTTAAGGATTGTAATACCAATATGTTTGTACTCAAACAAAATAATTgatatgaaaataattttatgttttggacTTTTTTATGTAATTGAAATTGTAAGCTTTGTCTGGTGGCATTCCCAGTCACATGTTCCGAGAACTTCATATTTGGTTGTATAATGGTCTTGATCCTTCTGATTATAATTTTGGGATTCATCTTAGTCAACTGTAATCCTTTGTttgccagacaaaaaaaaatttgatattgaagtaattttattttttggactttttatataattgaaatatgtaataatgaaacattaaaattTGTCATTGAAATTCGTgaataatgaaacaaaaatctTGTATGATCTAGGGGCTTGAGccagagaaaaaagaaatcaagtGAAAATACAAAGAAGAATAAAATAAGAGAGTTGGTTTCTCAAGAAATTgttaaaaagtaaagaaaaaaatgaGTCCACAGATGATGTAAAGGAGTGTATGAACTAATTATTGTGGTGTTAATACTTTCCCTCTTTAGACCGTGTGTACATAACAAAAATAATCCAATCCATGCGCCTAAATAATCAATCATGAAACAGATAAGATATGATAAGATAGATCCACTCAGAGTAACCTACTTTAAATTTACCTTATCAGATCCACTCATAATAACCACCTTCAAGTTTACTTTCGTGCCGACAGAtttatacaaaaatgagaatcaCCACGCACTTGTCATAATCAACTTTCAAGTGTTGAGCAGAAGCTGATGGGCTACATCCAAATTGCTTGGCTATCATGCATGGCAAGTAGTTTTTGCTTGTTTATCCGAATCAAATAAGATGCATAACCAAAATGTTCCCACTCAATCTATTTGCTATAGCTTTTCCATCCCCAGCCTGTCAGTTTTTATTAGCACTTTTTTGATGACATTATGCATCTGCTTTTCTATCGACTTGCCCCCAGCACTGAAGCTGAATTTGTGATCCTTCAACCAGCACAAAGAATATGCTTAAGATAGGGAGCTCCCATCTCAACAGCCATCACCAAGTGGAAACTATGCAGGGATCGAAAGTTCAAGCAGATCATTATGGCCTTAATTATATATCTAAGGGCGATTTCAGGAGAATGGAGAATCAAAGAATAATAATTTCACCATAGAAATAAACTAAGGCCATAGTTATTTCCCAAGATTTGTTCATGTAAAAGAGCTCTGAGAAATGAATAAAACAATCCCTTTACAAGAAGAATCGTCATGCAGATTTCATCTAGCACAGTTATCAGATACACCTGAGGGAGAACAAGTGCCCGTAAGGGACTTCACTTGCGGTGCCCCTTCTtttccttcctcttctttttcttttccctcgTCTTGTGTTTAGATTTGTGCCTTGTATAGTACTTCTCGTTTGAGTTGCTAGAGAGCTGGTCCCTTTTtgccttcttcctcttcttttcaaGCTCATCATCCGATGATCCATAAGACTTCAGTGAAGATGGCTTATCTGGACCGTATATAACACGGTGTTCCCTCAAATAAGAGCTTGTTGACAAATCGTCCTTGGAGTCCGAACAAGGCGGAGGGTAAGGACCAGTTTCGTCCATCCTGGAACCTATAGCACCCCGGCCACGCTTAACCCTGCCATAAACAAAGTATGGGTGTCAGGCCATCAAAAATTTCCGTTCTCACTTAAATTATGAGCACCCTCACACACAGATGCCTTagaatatatgtttatatgccTCCTTATTTAATTAGCAAAAGCACTCCATACATTCGAGTAACTTCAACATCAAACTAAAGCACTTGAAAATCATTTTATACTTCCATGCACCCAATTATCTGCTATTTTTGAAGATAATCAGCAGCATTAGTAGAtaatttactctctttttttgtcatttgtctcaaatgagaaataaaaattataaagtcTTATAAATCGAAGTTAGTCAAATACCAAGAATATATTCTTctagagagtttttttttttttaatcactgTGCAACTCAAGATTCCAGAGTTCAATTTCTAAAACCCTCAATGGACTTATAGACCATAGGGTAGAAATAAAGATTTAAAAATTATTGGATAATTTGGATTCAATAGGAAACAAGCAGGAAAGTTAAGGGAGAAGGGAAGAAAATTTCCATCTAGAATCTAGCGAACCAGCCACAGATGAACACAAGCAACAGGCAAACGTGAGTGCTCACGCGCACACACACATAGTATTTAATTACCTTGAGTGTAAAAATTCCTCAATCTCCTTGTCCCTAAGACCATCATCGTCCC carries:
- the LOC119983280 gene encoding DUF21 domain-containing protein At2g14520-like, yielding MAVEYSCCGWDFFIHILVITFLVLFAGLMSGLTLGLMSMSLVDLEVLAKSGSPADRKHALKILPVVQNQHLLLCTLLMCNAGAMEALPIFLDSLVTAWGAILISVTLILLFGEIIPQSVCSRYGLAIGATVAPFVRVLVWICFPIAFPISKLLDLLLGHGHVALFRRAELKTLVNLHGNEAGKGGELTHDETTIIAGALELSEKTAEDAMTHISETFAIDINAKLDRELMNLILEKGHSRIPVYYEQPTNIIGLVLVKNLLTVHPEDETPVKNVTIRRIPRVQETLPLYDILNEFQKGHSHMAVVVRQCKKAEQLSYSNAADNAEKDVKIDIDGEKPLQEKVLKSKRSLQKWKSFPNSANNSYGRSRSRKWTKDIDSDILHIDGNPLPQLPEEEEAIGIITMEDVIEELLQEEIFDETDHHLEDS